A stretch of Carnobacterium iners DNA encodes these proteins:
- a CDS encoding hemolysin family protein, with amino-acid sequence MSITTGMILFFSILLIAALFVMSEFVLVRIRPSRLDFLIEDGNQKAQLLKNMTQKLDTYLSATQLGVTVTSLAIGWLGRPTFGRLFDILFSNFQLPASISKVASIVLSFAVLTFLQVIIGELVPKNIAINNTEKIGLAIARPLQFWFRIMYPIVFVLNRLANKISQAIGVPNKNEFGEGVSEEELRIIMGESLKSGEINRDEYQFVENVFAFDDRMSREIMVPRTEMITVSSDMSLKEIGKLVSVKRYTRYPVIQDGDKDIVIGILNTKEIFAAYVNAVEDNTPGSFDFSLYIRPIIRVIETVPIKELLVKMQKERNQIAILVDEYGGTSGMLSMEDIVEEIVGDISDDYESVEEPEIKKVGDNHYRVSARMLVDEINELFGLSIEEENVDTLGGWMLNQKYDINEGEALVAGGYTFTVIKSGSSTIETIDIIKNSTHTANKNVKPS; translated from the coding sequence TTGTCAATAACTACTGGTATGATTTTGTTCTTTTCCATTTTATTAATTGCCGCTTTATTCGTGATGTCAGAATTTGTATTAGTCCGTATACGTCCTTCAAGATTAGATTTTCTTATTGAAGATGGAAATCAAAAAGCTCAATTGCTCAAAAATATGACCCAAAAGTTGGATACGTACTTATCTGCTACTCAATTAGGAGTCACCGTGACTTCTTTAGCTATTGGTTGGTTAGGTAGGCCTACTTTTGGCCGTTTATTTGATATCTTATTTTCAAATTTTCAATTGCCAGCATCGATTTCAAAAGTAGCATCGATTGTTCTTTCCTTTGCTGTTTTAACTTTTCTTCAAGTTATCATCGGAGAACTTGTTCCAAAAAATATAGCAATAAATAATACTGAAAAAATTGGTTTAGCCATTGCTAGACCTTTACAATTTTGGTTTAGAATTATGTATCCTATCGTTTTTGTTTTAAATAGACTAGCAAATAAAATTTCTCAAGCTATTGGAGTTCCCAACAAAAATGAATTTGGTGAAGGTGTTTCTGAAGAAGAACTTCGAATTATTATGGGTGAAAGTCTAAAAAGTGGTGAAATAAACAGAGATGAATATCAATTCGTTGAAAATGTTTTTGCATTTGATGATCGTATGAGTCGTGAAATAATGGTCCCTCGAACTGAAATGATTACTGTCTCTAGCGACATGTCTTTAAAAGAAATTGGCAAATTAGTTAGTGTAAAACGATATACCCGCTATCCCGTTATTCAAGATGGCGACAAAGACATAGTTATCGGAATATTAAATACAAAAGAAATCTTCGCTGCCTATGTAAATGCTGTTGAAGATAACACACCAGGTTCTTTTGATTTTTCTCTTTATATTCGACCGATTATTCGTGTAATTGAAACAGTTCCTATTAAAGAACTATTGGTTAAAATGCAAAAAGAGCGAAATCAAATTGCTATTTTAGTTGATGAATACGGTGGAACTAGTGGCATGCTTTCTATGGAAGATATTGTAGAAGAAATAGTAGGAGATATCAGCGACGATTATGAAAGCGTTGAAGAACCTGAAATTAAAAAAGTCGGTGACAACCATTATCGTGTTAGCGCAAGAATGCTAGTTGATGAAATTAATGAGCTTTTTGGTTTGTCTATCGAAGAAGAAAACGTTGATACTTTGGGTGGATGGATGTTGAACCAAAAGTATGATATTAATGAGGGAGAAGCCCTTGTAGCAGGTGGTTATACATTTACTGTCATTAAATCTGGTAGTAGTACGATTGAAACAATTGATATTATTAAAAATTCAACGCATACTGCCAATAAAAATGTGAAACCATCCTAA
- a CDS encoding DHH family phosphoesterase, which yields MTLFPYKEVVETIKKYDTIIVHRHMNPDPDALGSQGGLVELLKGSFPEKKIIKAGGPVGDLGFLTTMDEVKDEDYKEALVIVTDTANTPRISDKRYQLGLKLIKIDHHPNDDSYGDLQLVNIQASSCSEIIADLYLENQEDLILSKEAARLLYAGIVGDTGRFLYPSTTPHTLKIAAKLMESGFVPSEVNNQMNSISPKVAKLTGYILQNLIISEVGVAKVLLTQEILKQFDLTDTETASIVSIPGTIEGVLTWGIFVEQPEGHFRCRLRSKGPVINEVAKRHDGGGHPLASGANAKNTEEIDQIIKELTELAGKWVNK from the coding sequence ATGACATTATTTCCATATAAAGAAGTAGTAGAAACAATAAAAAAATATGATACGATTATTGTTCATCGACATATGAATCCAGACCCCGATGCTCTAGGTTCACAAGGTGGTCTTGTTGAACTATTAAAAGGTAGTTTTCCTGAAAAAAAAATAATTAAAGCTGGAGGACCTGTAGGAGATTTGGGCTTTTTAACAACGATGGATGAAGTAAAGGATGAAGACTACAAAGAAGCACTAGTTATCGTAACAGATACTGCTAACACGCCAAGAATTAGCGATAAGAGGTATCAGCTAGGTTTGAAGCTGATTAAAATAGATCATCACCCTAACGATGACAGTTATGGAGATTTACAGCTTGTTAATATACAGGCTAGTAGCTGCAGTGAAATAATAGCTGATCTCTATTTAGAAAATCAAGAAGATTTAATCTTATCTAAAGAGGCAGCACGGTTATTATATGCAGGCATTGTCGGAGATACAGGACGATTTTTATATCCTTCAACAACGCCCCACACGTTGAAAATAGCTGCTAAACTTATGGAAAGTGGATTTGTTCCTAGCGAAGTCAACAACCAGATGAATAGTATTTCTCCAAAAGTTGCCAAATTAACTGGCTATATTCTTCAAAATCTGATAATCTCTGAGGTTGGTGTAGCAAAAGTCTTATTAACTCAAGAGATATTAAAGCAATTTGATTTAACAGATACAGAAACAGCTTCAATTGTATCTATTCCCGGAACAATTGAGGGCGTTCTAACTTGGGGAATTTTTGTTGAACAACCAGAAGGACATTTTAGGTGTCGTTTGAGATCAAAAGGACCAGTCATCAATGAAGTTGCAAAACGACACGATGGTGGAGGTCATCCTTTGGCGAGTGGTGCGAATGCAAAGAATACGGAAGAGATTGATCAAATTATAAAAGAACTAACAGAACTTGCTGGGAAATGGGTAAATAAATAA
- a CDS encoding DRTGG domain-containing protein: protein MTTKHERILAYIETLPVGEKISVRLIAKNLKVSEGTAYRAIKEAENSGLVSTIQRVGTIRIERKMKESIETLCYGEIIKIIEGDIFGGKKGLNNVLTKFIIGAMKEDAIVRYITPGSLMIVGNRESVQKLALESGAAVLVTGGFETSDEIIELANELALPLMGTSYDSFTVATMINRAMTDQLIKKEIILVEDIYTKIEQTMYLNVEDIVLDYRRLNEKSGHTRFPVVGKNMRLVGIVAAKDMIGKGDQQSIDRVMTKDPTVVKTHVSVASVGHLMIWDELEVMPVVEDNLTLMGIISRQDVMKAMQLAQRQPQIGDTISDQIQEQIELSSENHTGIENSIPSYKFSVTPQMTDSVGTISFGVLSEIITSCAKRSLLLYQKRDALIEQMDLHYFKMIQLESILEIKPKVFEIGRRSSKFDIEVYVENVLVAKAIVICQMMQRN from the coding sequence ATGACGACTAAACACGAACGAATACTAGCTTATATAGAAACGCTACCTGTTGGAGAAAAAATTTCTGTACGATTAATTGCTAAGAATTTAAAAGTCAGTGAAGGGACAGCCTATAGGGCTATTAAAGAAGCAGAGAATAGCGGCTTAGTCTCAACTATTCAACGTGTCGGAACGATTCGTATTGAGCGAAAAATGAAAGAAAGCATTGAGACACTATGTTATGGAGAAATTATAAAGATAATTGAAGGCGATATTTTTGGTGGAAAAAAGGGACTTAATAATGTTTTGACTAAATTTATTATTGGCGCGATGAAAGAAGATGCAATTGTTCGCTATATCACACCTGGTTCTTTAATGATTGTTGGAAATCGAGAAAGCGTTCAAAAACTAGCTTTAGAAAGCGGAGCAGCTGTTTTGGTCACCGGAGGTTTTGAAACAAGTGATGAAATTATTGAATTAGCTAATGAATTAGCTCTGCCTTTAATGGGAACGAGTTACGATTCGTTTACGGTTGCGACTATGATTAACCGAGCTATGACAGACCAATTAATTAAAAAAGAAATAATTTTAGTAGAAGATATCTACACAAAAATTGAGCAAACAATGTATCTAAATGTAGAAGATATCGTACTGGATTATCGTCGGCTAAATGAGAAAAGCGGCCATACTAGATTTCCTGTTGTGGGAAAGAATATGCGTCTAGTTGGTATTGTTGCTGCAAAAGATATGATTGGAAAAGGAGATCAACAAAGTATTGATCGGGTGATGACTAAAGACCCTACAGTAGTAAAAACACATGTGAGTGTAGCCAGTGTTGGACATCTGATGATTTGGGATGAATTAGAAGTTATGCCTGTTGTTGAAGATAATTTAACGTTGATGGGGATTATTTCAAGACAAGATGTTATGAAGGCAATGCAGTTAGCACAAAGACAACCTCAAATTGGCGATACTATTTCTGACCAAATTCAAGAACAAATAGAATTGAGTAGTGAAAATCACACCGGCATTGAAAATTCAATTCCTTCATATAAATTTAGTGTAACACCACAGATGACAGACTCTGTTGGAACAATTTCTTTCGGAGTATTGAGCGAAATTATTACTAGTTGTGCGAAGCGATCACTATTACTCTATCAAAAGAGAGATGCTTTGATTGAACAAATGGATTTACATTATTTTAAAATGATACAATTAGAAAGCATACTAGAAATTAAGCCCAAAGTTTTTGAAATCGGAAGGCGCTCGTCAAAATTTGATATTGAAGTATATGTTGAGAATGTATTAGTTGCTAAAGCGATTGTTATTTGCCAGATGATGCAAAGAAATTAA
- a CDS encoding metal-dependent hydrolase — MAKRTNTLIVTTVEIAGFFESKNLRTHGMQMGGKHVFDFGEIKMTQAIHGLSYEIEGKLTKFGLAAGIIFHSDGKVIYHAGDTALFSDMKLIGQYRPLDVAFLTIGDNFTMGPEDAALAANYLKAKKVVPIHYNTFPLIEQNPIAFCTSLREKQGEYLKVGEWLEI; from the coding sequence ATTGCCAAAAGAACAAACACTTTAATTGTTACAACTGTTGAAATAGCTGGATTTTTTGAATCGAAAAATTTAAGAACCCACGGTATGCAAATGGGTGGAAAACATGTATTTGATTTTGGAGAAATTAAAATGACCCAGGCTATTCATGGTTTATCTTACGAAATAGAGGGGAAGCTTACTAAATTTGGATTAGCAGCTGGAATTATTTTTCATTCAGATGGTAAAGTAATTTATCATGCTGGGGATACGGCTCTTTTTTCTGATATGAAACTGATTGGTCAATACCGTCCTTTAGATGTAGCATTTTTAACAATTGGTGATAACTTCACTATGGGTCCAGAAGACGCTGCTCTTGCAGCTAACTACTTGAAAGCTAAAAAAGTTGTTCCAATCCATTACAATACTTTTCCTTTAATTGAACAAAATCCTATCGCTTTTTGTACTAGCTTACGCGAGAAACAAGGTGAATATTTAAAGGTAGGAGAATGGCTAGAAATTTAA
- the dinB gene encoding DNA polymerase IV translates to MEIGVIRFDEPVKDTSRKIIHIDMDAFFASVEERDHPELKGQPIIIAKHPNLTKGKGVVATANYVARTYGIHSAMSAQKAYELCPKGVFIPGNHDKYREVSGEIRKIFLNYTDIIEPLSLDEAYLDVTENKKGMKSATFIAHSIQKEVWDSVHLTCSAGVSYNKFIAKLASDYKKPAGVTVITPDEALAFLRNLPIEKFMGVGKKTVERMHEAGIFTGEDLYQRNEMDLIQSFGKRGYSLYRKVRGIDDSPVRISRERKSVGKENTYNENLMTENEIIAELRFLSNEVYRSLTKEQKHGKTIVLKIRYSNFETVTKRQTLPHYIKDAEEIFFHAQNIWDEVGQLQNGIRLLGITITTLDPLTFENIVLPLWEK, encoded by the coding sequence GTGGAAATTGGAGTCATTCGTTTTGACGAACCGGTTAAAGATACGTCTAGAAAAATTATTCATATTGATATGGATGCTTTCTTCGCTTCTGTTGAAGAAAGAGACCATCCAGAATTAAAAGGTCAACCCATTATTATTGCCAAACACCCTAATTTAACAAAGGGAAAAGGAGTTGTTGCAACAGCGAATTATGTTGCAAGGACATATGGAATCCATTCTGCAATGAGTGCTCAAAAAGCTTACGAACTTTGCCCTAAAGGTGTATTTATTCCTGGAAATCATGATAAATATCGAGAAGTATCAGGTGAAATTCGAAAAATATTTTTAAACTATACGGATATTATAGAACCCTTATCTTTAGACGAAGCTTATCTTGATGTAACAGAAAATAAAAAAGGGATGAAAAGCGCGACCTTTATAGCACACTCTATTCAAAAAGAAGTTTGGGATAGTGTGCATTTAACTTGTTCAGCAGGCGTCTCTTATAATAAATTTATAGCAAAATTAGCTTCAGATTATAAAAAGCCAGCAGGTGTTACCGTCATCACACCAGATGAAGCCCTCGCTTTCTTAAGAAATCTTCCTATTGAAAAGTTCATGGGAGTTGGGAAAAAAACGGTTGAGCGAATGCATGAGGCTGGTATTTTTACTGGAGAAGATTTATATCAAAGAAATGAGATGGACTTGATTCAATCTTTTGGAAAGAGGGGTTATTCTCTTTATCGAAAAGTTAGAGGAATTGATGACTCACCTGTCAGAATAAGTAGGGAAAGAAAATCTGTAGGAAAAGAAAATACGTATAATGAAAATTTAATGACGGAAAATGAAATTATAGCAGAATTGCGTTTTTTATCGAATGAAGTTTACCGCTCATTAACAAAAGAACAAAAACATGGAAAAACGATTGTATTAAAAATTCGTTATTCTAATTTTGAAACAGTAACTAAACGTCAGACACTGCCTCATTATATTAAAGATGCTGAAGAAATATTTTTTCATGCGCAAAATATTTGGGATGAAGTTGGACAACTACAAAACGGCATACGGCTATTGGGAATTACAATAACAACCCTAGATCCATTAACATTTGAAAATATTGTATTGCCTCTTTGGGAAAAATAA
- a CDS encoding metal-dependent transcriptional regulator, translating to MTPNKEDYLKIIYELGGTEKKINNKEIVKRLRVSAASVSEMMSKLLKEGYIERLPYQGVELNDKGLRKASTLIRKHRIWEVFLVEHLGYSWNEVHAEAEVLEHVSSIELTNRLEKYLDFPKICPHGGMIPEKNGILKEPLLEKLTEQNENQKVLIKRVADEKDLLDYLVSIDIGINDVCIINSIGAYEGSVVVEKEHKKIQISFKAASDIFVQAI from the coding sequence TTGACGCCTAATAAAGAAGATTATTTGAAAATCATTTATGAACTTGGTGGAACAGAAAAAAAAATAAATAATAAAGAAATTGTAAAAAGGTTAAGAGTTTCAGCAGCATCAGTTAGCGAGATGATGTCTAAGCTTTTAAAAGAAGGCTATATAGAAAGATTACCTTATCAAGGAGTAGAGCTCAATGATAAAGGTCTGCGTAAAGCCAGTACATTAATAAGGAAACACCGAATATGGGAAGTTTTTTTAGTCGAACATTTAGGGTATTCTTGGAATGAAGTACATGCAGAAGCAGAAGTCTTAGAGCATGTTTCATCTATTGAACTAACCAATCGATTAGAAAAATATTTAGATTTTCCTAAGATATGTCCACATGGAGGTATGATACCAGAAAAAAACGGTATTCTAAAAGAACCTTTATTAGAAAAGCTAACGGAACAAAATGAAAATCAAAAAGTTTTAATAAAACGTGTTGCAGATGAGAAAGATTTATTGGATTATCTCGTTTCAATAGATATTGGAATAAATGATGTATGCATAATTAATTCAATTGGTGCCTACGAAGGATCTGTCGTAGTTGAAAAAGAACATAAAAAGATTCAAATAAGTTTTAAAGCAGCATCAGATATATTTGTTCAAGCCATTTAA
- the adhE gene encoding bifunctional acetaldehyde-CoA/alcohol dehydrogenase, protein MTSTKLDNKVKKGTIEVADAKSPIEVAINEMTTKGKKALATLETMNQEQIDHICHQMAIAGLNEHMLLAKMAVEETGRGIYEDKCIKNMFATESIWNTIKHDKTAGIISDDEQSQIIEVATPVGIVCGVTPVTNPTSTTLFKALISIKTRNPIIFAFHPSAQKCSEAAAQVVLNAAVKAGAPKDCIQWIKQPSLEGTNLLMNHSDIAIVLATGGSAMVKAAYSTGKPALGVGPGNVPSYIEKSAKIKRAVNDVIASKSFDNGMICASEQAVIVDQEIYEEVKAEFIKHQVYVIKPNELKRLEDAVMNPTKTAVNAAIVGKSAVEIAELAGIKVPQGTKIIIAELDGVGEDYPLSREKLSPVLAMLKSTSTEDGFSLAQQMLELGGLGHSAAIHTLDDELAKKYGEQMKACRILVNSPTAQGGIGDLYNNMIPSLTLGCGSYGKNSVSKNVSTINLMNIKTIAKRRNHMQWFKLPSKIYFEKYSIQYLQKMENIKKVFLVCDPGMIEFGYADKVIAELNKRKESVQVEIFSAVEPNPSTNTVMAGAEAMLQFQPDTIIAIGGGSAMDAAKGMWLFYEKPETEFFGAKQKFLDIRKRTYKIPTLNKTQFVCIPTTSGTGAEVTPFAVITDSETHVKYPLADYALTPDVAIIDSQFVMSVPKSVTADTGMDVLTHAIESYVSVMASDFTKGLSLQSVKLVFQNLRDSYSYANEDAREKMHNASTMAGMAFANAFLGINHSIAHKIGGEYNIAHGRTNAILLPHVIRYNAKDPSKHALFPKYEFFKADEDYAEIARFMGFKGNTTEELVESLIFEINKLGKDVGIEMNLKAQGVTQEVLNDTVDHMAELAFLDQCTTANPKQPLISELRQIIIDAFDGEK, encoded by the coding sequence ATGACTTCTACAAAATTAGATAATAAAGTTAAAAAAGGTACAATTGAGGTTGCAGACGCAAAATCGCCTATCGAAGTAGCTATTAATGAAATGACAACTAAAGGTAAAAAAGCATTAGCAACATTAGAAACGATGAATCAAGAACAAATTGATCATATTTGTCATCAAATGGCAATAGCAGGATTAAATGAACACATGCTTTTAGCTAAGATGGCTGTTGAAGAAACAGGTAGAGGAATTTACGAAGACAAATGTATAAAAAATATGTTTGCTACAGAGTCTATCTGGAATACAATAAAGCATGATAAAACCGCTGGGATCATAAGTGACGATGAGCAAAGCCAAATAATCGAGGTTGCTACTCCTGTTGGAATCGTTTGTGGAGTAACGCCTGTAACTAATCCTACTTCAACAACCCTATTTAAAGCATTAATTTCAATTAAAACTCGTAATCCAATTATTTTTGCTTTCCACCCAAGCGCTCAAAAATGTTCAGAGGCTGCAGCACAAGTTGTTTTAAATGCAGCTGTTAAAGCAGGAGCTCCTAAAGATTGTATTCAATGGATCAAACAACCCTCATTAGAAGGTACAAACCTATTAATGAACCATTCAGATATCGCTATTGTTTTAGCAACTGGTGGATCAGCAATGGTAAAAGCTGCTTATTCAACTGGAAAACCAGCTTTAGGAGTAGGACCAGGAAACGTTCCAAGTTACATTGAAAAATCTGCTAAGATTAAACGTGCTGTTAACGATGTTATTGCTTCAAAATCATTTGATAACGGTATGATTTGTGCTTCAGAACAAGCAGTCATAGTTGATCAAGAAATTTATGAAGAAGTAAAAGCAGAATTTATAAAACATCAAGTGTACGTTATTAAGCCTAATGAACTAAAAAGACTTGAAGATGCAGTAATGAACCCAACAAAAACTGCTGTTAATGCAGCTATCGTAGGGAAATCAGCAGTAGAAATCGCTGAACTTGCAGGAATCAAAGTTCCACAAGGTACAAAAATTATTATTGCTGAATTAGATGGAGTTGGAGAAGACTACCCATTATCACGTGAAAAATTATCACCGGTATTAGCAATGCTTAAATCAACTTCAACTGAAGATGGATTCTCATTAGCTCAGCAAATGCTAGAATTAGGTGGTTTAGGTCACTCTGCAGCGATTCATACATTAGATGATGAGCTAGCTAAAAAGTATGGAGAGCAAATGAAAGCTTGTCGTATTTTAGTTAACTCTCCTACAGCACAAGGTGGTATTGGCGATTTGTATAATAACATGATTCCTTCATTAACTCTTGGATGTGGTTCATACGGTAAGAACTCAGTATCTAAGAACGTATCTACTATTAACTTAATGAATATTAAAACAATTGCAAAACGTAGAAATCACATGCAATGGTTCAAATTGCCATCAAAAATTTATTTCGAAAAGTATTCTATTCAATATTTACAAAAAATGGAAAATATCAAAAAAGTATTCTTAGTTTGTGATCCAGGAATGATTGAATTTGGCTATGCAGATAAAGTTATTGCTGAATTAAACAAAAGAAAAGAAAGTGTACAAGTAGAAATATTCTCAGCAGTAGAGCCTAATCCTTCAACAAATACAGTAATGGCCGGAGCAGAAGCTATGCTTCAATTCCAACCTGATACCATTATCGCTATTGGTGGGGGTTCAGCAATGGACGCTGCTAAAGGTATGTGGTTGTTCTATGAAAAACCAGAAACAGAATTCTTTGGGGCAAAACAAAAATTCTTAGATATCCGTAAAAGAACGTACAAAATTCCTACATTAAATAAAACACAATTTGTTTGTATCCCTACTACATCAGGAACAGGTGCAGAAGTAACACCATTTGCAGTTATTACAGATAGTGAAACACACGTAAAATATCCTTTAGCTGATTATGCGTTAACGCCTGATGTTGCTATCATCGACTCACAATTCGTCATGAGTGTTCCTAAATCTGTTACAGCTGATACAGGAATGGATGTCTTAACACATGCGATTGAATCTTATGTATCTGTTATGGCAAGTGACTTTACAAAAGGTTTAAGTCTACAGTCTGTTAAATTAGTATTCCAAAACTTACGTGACTCTTACTCATATGCAAATGAAGATGCAAGAGAAAAAATGCATAACGCTTCTACAATGGCTGGGATGGCATTTGCTAATGCATTCTTAGGAATTAATCACTCTATCGCTCATAAAATAGGTGGAGAGTACAATATCGCTCACGGACGCACAAACGCAATCTTATTGCCTCATGTTATCCGTTACAATGCAAAAGATCCTTCAAAACATGCATTATTCCCTAAATATGAGTTCTTTAAAGCTGATGAAGATTACGCTGAAATCGCTCGTTTCATGGGATTCAAAGGGAATACAACAGAGGAATTAGTAGAATCATTAATCTTTGAAATCAATAAACTAGGTAAAGATGTTGGAATTGAGATGAACTTAAAAGCTCAAGGAGTAACACAAGAAGTCTTAAACGACACAGTTGATCACATGGCTGAATTAGCTTTCTTAGATCAATGTACAACTGCAAATCCAAAACAACCTCTAATTAGCGAATTGCGTCAAATCATTATCGATGCTTTTGATGGTGAAAAGTAG
- the yajC gene encoding preprotein translocase subunit YajC: protein MEFLISILPFAAIMGLMYFMMIRPQKKAADKTKNMLSSMKKGDGIVTIGGLHGVIDELNETDKTVVINCEGIFLTFERRAIARIKDLAVASTIETFEAEPEDSDLNR, encoded by the coding sequence ATGGAATTTCTTATAAGTATTTTACCTTTTGCTGCTATTATGGGCTTAATGTATTTCATGATGATCAGACCTCAAAAAAAGGCTGCAGACAAAACTAAAAATATGTTGTCTTCAATGAAAAAAGGCGACGGTATTGTTACAATCGGTGGCTTGCATGGAGTAATTGATGAGCTTAATGAAACAGATAAAACAGTTGTCATAAATTGCGAAGGCATCTTTTTAACTTTTGAAAGACGTGCAATTGCCCGTATTAAAGACTTAGCAGTGGCCTCTACAATTGAAACATTTGAAGCAGAACCAGAAGATAGCGATTTAAATAGATAA
- the tgt gene encoding tRNA guanosine(34) transglycosylase Tgt — MPEPAIKYRLIKKEKHTGARLGEIITPHGTFETPMFMPVGTLATVKSIAPEELESMGANIILSNTYHLWLRPGEDIVEEAGGLHKFMNWDKGILTDSGGFQVFSLSDLRQIEEKGVHFRNHLNGSKMFLSPEKAIQIQNKLGPDIMMSFDECPPFDESFDYVKKSVERTTRWAERGLKAHTKPNSQGLFGIIQGAGYKELREQSAKELVAMDFPGYSIGGLSVGEPKHSMNEVLEYTTPLIPENKPRYLMGVGTADSLIDGVIRGVDMFDCVLPTRIARNGTVMTSQGRVVIKNAKYERDFGPLDPKCDCYTCKNYSRAYIRHLIKADETFGLRLTSYHNLYFLLNVMKDVRQAIREDNLLEYRESFFEEYGYNKPNAKNF; from the coding sequence ATGCCAGAACCAGCAATTAAATACCGTTTAATAAAAAAAGAAAAGCATACAGGTGCGCGTTTAGGGGAAATCATAACACCTCACGGAACTTTTGAAACACCGATGTTTATGCCAGTAGGGACATTAGCAACGGTTAAAAGTATTGCTCCAGAAGAATTAGAATCAATGGGTGCAAATATTATTTTAAGCAATACGTATCATCTATGGCTTAGACCTGGTGAAGATATCGTTGAAGAAGCAGGCGGACTGCATAAATTTATGAATTGGGATAAAGGAATCTTAACTGATTCAGGAGGCTTTCAAGTTTTTTCTTTAAGCGACTTACGACAAATTGAAGAGAAAGGCGTACATTTTAGAAATCATTTAAATGGATCTAAAATGTTTCTTTCACCTGAAAAAGCGATTCAAATTCAAAATAAATTGGGTCCAGATATTATGATGAGTTTTGATGAGTGCCCACCTTTTGATGAAAGTTTTGACTATGTAAAAAAATCTGTAGAACGGACAACACGCTGGGCAGAGCGTGGTCTAAAAGCTCATACTAAACCTAATAGTCAAGGTCTTTTTGGTATTATTCAAGGAGCAGGATATAAAGAATTACGTGAACAAAGTGCTAAAGAGCTTGTCGCAATGGACTTTCCTGGTTATTCAATCGGAGGACTATCAGTAGGAGAACCTAAGCATTCAATGAATGAAGTGCTTGAATATACTACGCCTTTAATACCAGAAAACAAGCCACGCTATTTAATGGGTGTTGGAACAGCTGATTCGCTGATTGACGGAGTAATAAGAGGAGTAGACATGTTTGATTGCGTCTTACCAACTAGAATAGCAAGAAATGGTACGGTAATGACTAGTCAAGGGCGAGTAGTCATTAAAAATGCTAAGTACGAGCGTGATTTTGGTCCATTAGATCCAAAATGTGATTGTTACACATGTAAAAATTATAGTCGTGCCTATATTCGTCATTTAATCAAAGCAGATGAAACATTTGGGTTACGCTTAACAAGTTATCACAACCTTTATTTTCTCTTGAATGTGATGAAAGATGTTAGGCAAGCTATTAGAGAAGATAATTTATTAGAATACAGAGAAAGCTTTTTTGAAGAATACGGCTACAATAAACCAAATGCAAAAAATTTCTAA